The genomic stretch ACACATTCAATATTAACCAATTAACTGTGCATTCTActcatcattattttttttaataaacacCAACATTACCTAAAGTTCATCCACGGATTCAGTGGTGGAGCTGGTTGTCTGACTTCACTTGTCCCCGCTGCCTCTATTCCTTCATTTTCGTCTAAACTCTTATTCCGTCTTTTGCTTCTTATCCGTGCCATCCTATTTATGCATAGCAACGAATACAATAAACATACACCAACGAAGTCTCAAATATGACATACCAATTACGCACTAACTTTTCTACTCTATTTTTTCTCTGTATTTGTTAATCCACACCATGTAACACTTATCCAACACAATCGTGAACATGCACAAGAACTAATACAATAAACATATATCAATGCACTTTCAAATGGAAGCAAATTCCAATTTCAATCTAACGTTTCTCTTCTCTTTCTGGCATGTACCTGTTAATCTACACCATGTAACACTTTTCCAACACTTTGTTGATGCAAAAGAACTAATACAATTAACATACATCAATGCAGTTTCAAATGGAAGCAAATTTCAATTTCTATCTAAcatttctcttctctttctGGCCTGTGCCTGTTAATCCACACCATGTAACACTTTTCAACACTTTGTTCATGCACAAGAACTAATACAATAAACATATATCAATGCAGTCCCACATACGACATTTCAATTTCAATCTaacatttctcttttctttctgtcCTATTCCTGTTAATCCACACCATGTAATAGTTATCCAACAACATATAAGACTTATCCAACATTGTGTTCATACACGTGAACTAATAGAATAGACATACACTAATGAACATCCAGAAACGACATACTAATTTGACACTAAAATTTCTACTCTGTTTCTTCTCTGTGCCTATTAATCTACAACAAGTAACACTTATGGAACACCGTGTTCATGCAAACGAACTAATATAATAAACATATACCAATGATGACCCAAATACGACATATAAATTTCAAACGATCAATTCTATTCTGTTTGTGTCCTATTCCTGTTAATCCACAACATGTAACAGTTATCCAACATTGCGTTTATGCATAGCAACGAATACAATAAACATACACCAACGAAGTCTCAAATACGATATACCAATTACACACTAACATTTCTACTCTGTTTTTTCTCTGTACTTGTTAATCCACACCATGTAACATTAATCCAACACTTTGTTCATGCACAACAACTATTACAATAAACATACATCAATGCAGTCCCAAATACCACATTCCATTTTCAATCTAACATTTCTGTTCTCTTTCTGTCCTGTACCTGTTAATCCAAACCATATAACAGTTATCCAACAACATGTATGGCTTATCTAACATTGTGTTCATGCACTTGAACTAATATAATAGACATACAGTAATGAAGATCAAAATACGACATACCAATTTTACACTAACATTTGTACTCTATTTCTTCTCTGTGCCTGTTAGTCCACAAAAAGTAAGACTTAGCCAATATTGTATTCATGCACATCAACTGCTACACTAGACATACAGATTTGAAATATTAAATACAACATACCCATCCCAGACTAACATTTCTTATGTTAATACTTTACACTTAACACACCATATCAATGTTTCTCCATGTCATTTTTTTCTCACATATCATAACATAATTTTTAGCCAATATGCTATATGACCCATCCTTCACTGAATAATCTTGTGACTATTTGATAACGCAGTGTATCACACACTCAACACATTGTACATCTATTCAGCATATAGTAATTATAACGTACACCAATTTTTTACACCTATGAACTCCCTCCCAAACCCATGCACACATTTTCTCAAGCGGTTGTGCTGCAACATTTCCCCCTCCTTTCCCACTATCCTGTTTCGACGATCAAAGACTAACACGTAATACTCCTATCACGCTGCACTTATCAATTACTATACACAAAATCATGCATGTGTGACATCCCTCTATACAATCATCATAGTGTACACCAACAACATCCAGAAAATAAGGTTTTTTCACTTTTTGGTCAAATTACACGCATTACTATATCATTCTAGGCTTCCTCATGTTTTACCTGACTGATTTGTGGTCGTTCACTACTTTCGAATCCCACGATCTTCCACTTTCGAACTTGGGttcaactttcttcttcttttattaaACTCAGTCACCAAAAACTTGTCCTTCCGCCACCACTTCTTCCTTCTCCTTGCTCTTATTTTCCTTCAACAATGACGCTGTTCCACAACTTTTGGCAATGTCGCACTTTGTTGCCCGTCTTCTAGTTTTCTCTTTTAGTTTCTCCACTCCAATCTTGCCCTATTTTTTTACATTTGTTAATTTCAGCAACCGCTTCCTTtgggagggagtgtaagtggGGCTCTTCATGGGAACATTTCATTTTTGGCGGGACTTTGCTTGCCATTGCTGCTGACGGTCCGTTACGATCAACACCAAttctatttttttccccttatttATATtgaaacgacgtcgttttggaCGTCTGCTGAAGGCTGCTGACGTGGTTCATTTCTCGCCTTTCCTTTCTGCTTGTGAGGAGACCGCTTGGGAACGGTCAATCTGATGACCGTTCCCGCCTCGTATCCCTGGCATATAATCTCTAGAGTCTAGATTAAAtaagtgttttgtttttttttaataacttcAATGGtgtatttaatttttcaaaaattgttgTGTTCTTGGTAGCATATTTTACTTGCTCTATTTTTGTGCTAAAGTTCATGATTATGATTCTTTTGAAAAGAGGAGAAGATTGGTTCTTTGAAAAAACGTAGAAAAGGCAGTGAAACGGGCAAATTTGGTAGAACTGGTATGGTGAATTGTTTAAgctttttattgaaaaagaatTGAAGTTATTGAGTAGACCATGCTAAGTTTATAGATACTTTAAGTTATTGAGTAGACCACAATCTGAATTGCTTTACAAGATAAATACTTTAATATTGATTACAGAAAATGCATGCTAGACTATACCTGTTTACTAGTAGTGGCAGAGCGACATGGCATTGAGGGTGAGCAATTAATTGCCCCAccttaacttttgaaaatttagagAATAGTCTTGACactttataaaatttttaaatttcactAATACTTGCTTCCTCTTAATTTTAAAAAACACTCTTTTCTCCTAACACTATCCTCTATATTACGAGAAGTTCTCATTTGTCTCACATTACCTCCCCAAGCAATCTATTTATTTTAGATATCTCTTCTATGGTACAAATGTTTAAAAGTTattaaatgacaaaattgattaTTACTTAAATAGGAAATTATTTCAATACTTTTACACtacacaaaaaaaaactcataATAAAAACATAATctttattcaatttttttttcatactaGTGAGAGCAATTTGTGTGTACAATATTGCCTCCACTGGTTATAGGTCCTGACTCCGCCACTGTTTACTAGGATCGTCTAGCATGGCAGAAAGCTATCAGGAGTTCACTAGGTTTTTTACCAAACGAATAAAACAGATTACATATGTTTCAGGGTTGGGTATATgatatcattttattttgatCACAGAAAGTGCATCCTCCATATGCTTGGCCCTGATTTCAAGATATTCCTTCACTGTTAAAGAACTATAAATGGGACATTCAGACTTAGCAAATGGTGCAACCTGGGAATCAATTGGAGGATAGCAGAAGTAGGCAACAGAAATCCTGTGCCTAATCTGGTTGACAAAAGCACGATGCAGAATGCCAGAGAACTTGCCATTTGACAATATATCCATAAGATTACCAAAATTGACCACAAGAGCTCCTTCAATGGGTGAAACTGTCACCCATCCGAATCCGTCGCGAAAAATCTGCAAACCCTCTTGACTTTGATGAAGAATGGTAATGAGCAATGAATCTGTGTGAGGGGCTAAACCAATGGTACTTTTGGGATCTGGGCAGGCTGGAAAGGAATTGAGTAACAATGCATCTTGGGACATTGATAGTTTCCAGTTCAGTTCATCTTCAGAGACTTCTAGCCACTTCAACATCAGAAGCAAGAGTTGGTGTGCCAAGGAATTCATCATCTTTTGATAAGTTTCCATCACATCACTAAATGTATACATAAGcaggtaataataattaattaaaacgcAATCATTTTCGCTTACACAGTAATCTAATAGTACTATACTTgaattaaatttcatttatgTGTCTAATCTAATGTCTTTAGCGAAATTATTTTGAATGACAACTTGGATTTTGCATACTTGCAGTTTAGTATTTAAACTACTTAAAGCGTTCCCTAACTCTTAAACTTGTTAAGGATAGCCTTAACCTTAATCATTTTATCCAAAACTATGCccccaaaccaaaaaaaaaaagtgcaactTAAAGTCAGCAAGCGTGAGGATGCAGTTTTAATACGCTTAGAAGGGAAAAGAGTTAAGACAAGGGGATTaggattttttttattcatcttttgagttgattttgataaaaatggagATGGATGAAAAATCAAGGGAAATGATGTATtgaacctcaaaaaaaaaaatcaattaaaaggAATGAAATAAATTCCAGTACAACCTTAATTTTCATTTAAGTAGGCAGTACAAATTTGTCAGTTTGTCGACGTGCATGGACAATTACCAAATACTACCAAATAAACGGACTTACCAAAAAGTTTTGTGGTCATGGGGCCAAAGTACACTAGCGTGCTCAACAGGAGAACCTGCAATAAGGAACCCTTCATGCCACAAATATTTGGTCAAAAACGGTACCATCCGGGCAGCACCGTAGCCGGTGGCTCCGCCGGCCGATCGTAAGGCCTTCAGCTTTTGCTCGGTTGGAAGAGAAAAGAGTCTTCTAGCCTGGGACTCAACATCATGAATAAGGCTGGAGGGAATACCATGGTTGGTGAGATGAAAAATTCCCCATGTTTCACATGCATGGCCAATGAGTTCCACTACATTGGGAGCCATGAGATCAATGACAGGGATCCatgattttgatttttcatCATCATCAGAGGGGAGTACACGATCAGATAATGGAAAATTTTCTGTTTCTGGCCATATATGTGATTCTGGAACCACTTTTGTGGACTCAAAATCCAGAGGAATAACATGTTTGAGATGCATAGGAACATCTTTGTATGCTCCTGAAACTGTACCCATGATAGCTACTATGCTACTAGCTAGATTGCCAAGCTTGGAATATCAATTTTAGCAAAGTCAAGATACCATATATATAGGGCAGTGATGCaggaaataaaagaataaaaaataaattaaaggaaaaagataCCATTATAAAGTTGTAATCTCAAGGCTTAATATCCTCTGTCCAACTTGTCCAAGTAATTTCTTTAATAGGAAACGATATCATCTACTTTACAAAATAATTGATGACGTGTTTAACTTGGGTTTTGGTCAACATActattatattttttcttttttgtaggGATAAGTAGGGTTTCTGCATATCCCTTGATAACTTGAACCAATAACGCGTCTAACTTAGGTTTTGACCAACATACTATCATATtagtgtttttaaaattttttcaaagaaatgaTTAGAATTCTCAAACCACTTTCCTGACAACTCGAACACGTGACTTAATAGTTATAGATAAATTATTTCACAACTTGAGTCAGTATTTCATTGTCACATACTATTATAATATCTGTCATGACCTCAGTAATTGAATTTATGGAAGTATCACTAATAGTTACACTACAAAATTAAGGATGCGAGAAAGGGTTCTGAGGTGTTggtcttttgaaaaattaaagcgaAATACAAAAACTGTTATAGGATACAATGAATGTGAGTATATGCCTTCACATAATCACATAGgtgaaaattaagtttaacaACGAGTTAGAAAATCTAGGTAATTGACTGTGTTTTCCTCATTTGCCTAACAAACAACAGTAGAATTACGATAAAATATTGTCTAAAATCTTTGgtgaaatataagaaaatccAGGTAATTAATCTGTTATAGGATACAATGAATGTGAGTATATGACTTCACATAATCACATAGgtgaaaattaagtttaacaACGAGTTATAAAATCTAGGtaattgattttgtttcttcatttgcctAACAAACAAGAGTAGAATTACGATAAAATATTGTCTAAAATCTTTGGtggattttgagaaaatccAGGTAATGATTCTGTTATAGGATACAATGAATGTGAGTATATGCCTTCACATAATCACATAGgtgaaaattaagtttaataacgagttagaaaatctaggtaattgatttttgttttcttcatttGCCTAACAAACAAGAGTAGAATTACGATAAAATATTGTCTAAAATCTTTGGtggattttgagaaaatccAGGTAATGATTCTGTTATAGGATACAATGAATGTGAGTATATGCCTTCACATAATCACAAAGgtgaaaattaagtttaataacgagttagaaaatctaggtaattgattttgttttcttcatttGTCTAACAAAC from Coffea eugenioides isolate CCC68of chromosome 8, Ceug_1.0, whole genome shotgun sequence encodes the following:
- the LOC113780669 gene encoding gibberellin 3-beta-dioxygenase 1-like, which produces MGTVSGAYKDVPMHLKHVIPLDFESTKVVPESHIWPETENFPLSDRVLPSDDDEKSKSWIPVIDLMAPNVVELIGHACETWGIFHLTNHGIPSSLIHDVESQARRLFSLPTEQKLKALRSAGGATGYGAARMWLEVSEDELNWKLSMSQDALLLNSFPACPDPKSTIGLAPHTDSLLITILHQSQEGLQIFRDGFGWVTVSPIEGALVVNFGNLMDILSNGKFSGILHRAFVNQIRHRISVAYFCYPPIDSQVAPFAKSECPIYSSLTVKEYLEIRAKHMEDALSVIKIK